The following coding sequences are from one Arcobacter nitrofigilis DSM 7299 window:
- a CDS encoding major outer membrane protein: MKKFVKMSLIAAIAVAGTTASAQPLAEAIKNVDVSGTMVYRYDDAKDKVLSSTGADQDKTTNGYKIATTLKSKVNDDVTANVRILAGSGNNASDVASLNTSSDGDANLTVQITNANFAYTGIANTTVIVGKQGLTTPWTVATDSFGNEQTGTGILALSTLGPVTLAGAYFNQTNLGDSGDVTTLNGNSAGQFGGRDIYTAGIMAKVGPVSLSAWYLDMDESFDTYTLDANASFDLDAVTLGADVRYTSLDLDKSDTDNNLLQTTLTAKMGIFNAKLAYAATDKQGGTVALDSDAATSISAWGVNANTLIDADYYNVVFGAQVLPSLHVSANYAQAKYKATSTATEKTKYDETYAQLTYQMSKNFMGYIRYGVAEKKAGSVKSQDLGNRGRLYVKYSF, encoded by the coding sequence ATGAAAAAATTCGTAAAAATGAGTTTAATAGCTGCAATCGCTGTAGCTGGTACAACTGCAAGTGCACAACCATTAGCTGAAGCTATCAAAAATGTAGATGTTTCAGGAACTATGGTTTATAGATATGATGATGCAAAAGATAAAGTACTAAGTAGTACAGGTGCTGATCAAGATAAAACTACAAATGGTTACAAAATTGCAACTACATTAAAATCAAAAGTTAACGATGATGTAACTGCAAATGTAAGAATACTAGCTGGTTCAGGGAATAATGCAAGTGATGTAGCAAGTTTAAATACATCAAGTGATGGTGATGCAAACCTTACTGTTCAAATTACAAATGCTAACTTTGCTTATACAGGTATTGCTAATACTACAGTAATCGTTGGTAAACAAGGTTTAACTACTCCATGGACTGTTGCTACTGATAGTTTTGGAAATGAACAAACTGGTACTGGTATCTTAGCTTTAAGTACTCTTGGACCTGTTACTTTAGCTGGTGCTTACTTTAACCAAACTAACTTAGGTGATAGTGGTGATGTTACAACTTTAAATGGTAATTCTGCTGGTCAATTTGGTGGAAGAGATATTTATACTGCTGGTATCATGGCTAAAGTTGGTCCTGTTTCTTTAAGTGCTTGGTACTTAGATATGGATGAATCTTTTGATACATATACACTTGATGCAAATGCTTCATTTGACTTAGATGCAGTTACTTTAGGTGCTGATGTAAGATATACTTCTTTAGACTTAGATAAATCTGATACTGATAATAACTTATTACAAACTACTTTAACTGCTAAAATGGGTATCTTTAACGCAAAACTAGCTTATGCTGCTACAGATAAACAAGGTGGAACTGTTGCACTTGATAGTGATGCAGCTACTTCTATTTCAGCATGGGGAGTAAATGCAAATACTCTAATAGATGCAGATTATTACAATGTTGTTTTTGGTGCGCAAGTATTACCAAGCTTACATGTTTCTGCAAACTATGCTCAAGCTAAATATAAAGCTACTTCAACTGCTACAGAAAAAACTAAATATGATGAAACTTATGCACAGTTAACTTACCAAATGAGTAAAAACTTCATGGGTTATATCAGATATGGTGTTGCTGAAAAGAAAGCAGGTTCTGTTAAATCACAAGATTTAGGAAATAGAGGAAGATTATACGTTAAATATTCATTCTAA
- a CDS encoding c-type cytochrome codes for MNLIKPLSILTFLISSSFAQTTMCYKQNHSDFSTIESTKLDGGLCAGKKSLNDMKKDGWITSDIKIDGNNYIYILKKDVPTVDNIDMQALENQIIKRLEQKDIESNKMAIMEKRAKMSISGKNFYIKKCQFCHGKNGEEKPGQSRAIDQLSLFDFMTTIRDYNTSSYNRGTAFQMIPYAGIMDKNDINNVYIYLQSINQKDEKKTKSN; via the coding sequence ATGAATTTAATAAAACCGCTATCAATCTTAACTTTTCTTATCTCATCAAGCTTTGCACAAACAACTATGTGCTATAAACAAAATCACTCCGATTTTTCTACAATAGAATCTACTAAATTAGATGGAGGATTGTGTGCAGGGAAAAAATCGCTAAATGATATGAAAAAAGATGGTTGGATTACAAGTGATATAAAAATAGATGGGAATAATTATATCTATATCTTAAAAAAAGATGTACCAACAGTTGATAATATTGATATGCAAGCCTTAGAAAATCAAATCATAAAAAGATTAGAGCAAAAAGATATAGAATCTAATAAGATGGCAATTATGGAAAAAAGAGCTAAGATGTCAATTTCTGGAAAAAACTTTTACATCAAAAAATGTCAATTTTGCCATGGGAAAAATGGTGAAGAAAAACCAGGACAATCAAGAGCTATAGATCAACTATCTTTATTTGATTTTATGACTACAATTAGAGATTATAATACAAGTAGCTACAATAGAGGAACAGCATTTCAAATGATTCCATATGCTGGTATTATGGATAAAAATGATATAAACAATGTATATATATATCTTCAATCAATTAATCAAAAAGACGAAAAAAAAACAAAATCTAACTAA